The following coding sequences are from one Clostridioides difficile ATCC 9689 = DSM 1296 window:
- a CDS encoding DUF1904 domain-containing protein, which yields MPQIKIRGINENDICKISEKMINDLVEAVKCPRDYFEIECIKSVAIRDGKIADVYPFVEVAWFDRGQEVQDIVARIITDSIRNNLDVESMDLAFTVFEKEKYYENGEHF from the coding sequence AATGATATATGTAAAATAAGTGAAAAAATGATAAATGATTTAGTTGAAGCTGTAAAATGTCCAAGAGACTACTTTGAAATAGAATGTATAAAGTCAGTTGCAATAAGAGATGGTAAAATAGCAGATGTATATCCTTTTGTTGAAGTAGCTTGGTTTGATAGAGGACAAGAAGTACAAGATATAGTAGCAAGAATAATAACTGATAGTATAAGAAATAATTTAGATGTAGAAAGTATGGATTTAGCATTTACAGTATTTGAAAAAGAAAAATATTATGAGAATGGAGAGCATTTTTAA
- a CDS encoding pseudouridine synthase, giving the protein MAKKQRIDKILSNLGYGSRSEIKKYCKQGSVVVNGSEVSNPGTQVDTENDEILFNGEEVIYREYIYLMMNKPAGYISATTDKYDPTVLDLIDLSYLVFEPFPVGRLDKDTEGLLVLTNDGKLSHRVLSPKKHVPKTYYAKIDGVVTEEDVEAFLEGVVLDDGYKTMPSQLNILKSDDESEIELTIHEGKFHQVKRMFESVGKKVVYLKRLSMGNLKLDESLELGEYRELTDEEVKLIEER; this is encoded by the coding sequence ATGGCTAAAAAGCAACGTATAGATAAAATTCTTTCAAATTTAGGTTATGGAAGCAGAAGTGAAATAAAGAAGTATTGTAAACAAGGGTCTGTAGTAGTAAATGGAAGTGAAGTTTCAAATCCAGGAACTCAAGTAGACACTGAAAATGATGAGATATTATTTAATGGAGAAGAAGTTATATATAGAGAATATATATATTTGATGATGAATAAACCTGCTGGATATATATCAGCAACTACAGATAAATATGACCCAACAGTATTAGATTTAATTGATTTATCATACTTAGTTTTTGAACCATTTCCTGTTGGAAGGTTAGATAAAGACACAGAGGGATTATTAGTTTTGACTAATGATGGAAAGCTTTCTCATAGAGTTTTATCTCCTAAGAAGCATGTGCCTAAGACTTATTATGCAAAAATTGATGGAGTAGTTACTGAAGAAGATGTAGAAGCTTTTTTAGAAGGTGTAGTGCTTGATGACGGATATAAAACTATGCCATCACAGTTAAATATATTAAAAAGTGATGATGAATCAGAAATAGAGCTTACAATACATGAAGGTAAGTTTCACCAAGTAAAAAGAATGTTTGAAAGCGTAGGCAAAAAAGTAGTATACTTAAAAAGATTGTCTATGGGCAATTTAAAATTGGATGAAAGTTTAGAGTTAGGTGAGTATAGAGAGTTAACAGATGAAGAAGTAAAATTGATTGAAGAAAGATAA
- the rlmD gene encoding 23S rRNA (uracil(1939)-C(5))-methyltransferase RlmD — MSVKKKDVIEFEVDKMEFGGTSLSQVGDRVIHMKGGISGQKVRAGVKKVRSKKAEVKMIELLENSPLETEETCKHFRECGGCTLLSVPYEKQLEIKEKQVMDLFLKQDLFGFQFLGIEGSPENKYYRNKMEYTFGDEVKNGPLTLGLHKKGKHIDIQTVEECMLVDEDFSKILVSSVEFFNEKKLPYYRTMNHKGYLRHLVVRKGIHTNEIMVNIVTSSQEDFDMYEFKDMLLGIDLKSELVGVLHTINDGLADAVQCDELRVLYGRDYIQEEILGLKFKISPFSFFQTNTKGAEVLYSIARDFIGDYNDKVVFDLYSGTGSIGQVMAGAAKKVYGIEIVEEAVVAANENAKLNGLTNCEFIAGDVAKVVKDLKDKPDLIIVDPPRPGIHKDAIRDICGFGAKEIVYISCNPKSLVVDLVDFKGYGYEIKMVKCMDMFPNTPHCETVVKLIRE; from the coding sequence ATGTCTGTGAAGAAAAAAGATGTTATAGAATTTGAAGTAGATAAAATGGAATTTGGTGGTACATCTTTAAGCCAAGTTGGAGATAGAGTTATCCATATGAAGGGTGGAATAAGTGGTCAAAAGGTGAGAGCTGGAGTTAAAAAAGTTAGAAGTAAGAAAGCTGAAGTTAAGATGATAGAATTATTAGAGAACTCACCACTTGAAACTGAAGAAACTTGCAAGCACTTTAGAGAGTGTGGAGGATGTACACTATTGTCTGTGCCATATGAAAAACAATTAGAAATAAAAGAAAAACAAGTTATGGATTTATTTTTAAAGCAAGATTTATTTGGATTTCAGTTTTTAGGGATAGAAGGAAGTCCAGAAAACAAATATTATAGAAATAAGATGGAATATACTTTTGGAGATGAAGTAAAAAATGGACCTTTGACATTAGGTCTTCATAAAAAAGGAAAGCATATAGATATACAAACTGTTGAGGAGTGTATGTTGGTTGATGAAGACTTCTCAAAGATATTAGTTTCTAGTGTAGAGTTTTTCAATGAAAAAAAGCTTCCTTATTATAGAACAATGAATCACAAAGGATATTTGAGACATCTTGTAGTTAGAAAAGGGATTCACACTAATGAGATTATGGTTAATATAGTAACTTCTTCTCAAGAAGATTTTGATATGTATGAGTTTAAAGATATGCTTTTAGGGATTGATTTAAAATCTGAGTTGGTGGGAGTACTTCATACTATTAATGATGGTTTAGCAGATGCAGTCCAATGTGATGAGTTAAGAGTATTGTATGGAAGAGATTATATACAAGAAGAAATTTTAGGTCTTAAGTTTAAGATTTCACCATTTTCGTTTTTCCAAACCAATACTAAGGGAGCTGAGGTTCTTTATAGTATTGCTAGGGATTTTATTGGAGATTACAATGATAAAGTTGTATTTGACTTGTATAGTGGTACTGGGTCTATTGGACAGGTTATGGCTGGTGCTGCTAAGAAAGTGTATGGTATTGAGATAGTTGAGGAAGCTGTTGTTGCTGCTAATGAGAACGCTAAGTTGAATGGACTTACTAATTGTGAGTTTATTGCTGGGGATGTGGCTAAGGTTGTTAAGGATTTAAAGGACAAGCCTGATTTGATTATTGTTGACCCTCCTAGACCAGGCATTCATAAGGATGCTATTAGGGATATTTGTGGATTTGGTGCTAAGGAGATTGTTTATATTTCTTGTAATCCTAAGTCTTTGGTTGTTGATTTGGTTGATTTTAAGGGGTATGGTTATGAGATTAAGATGGTTAAGTGTATGGATATGTTCCCAAATACGCCACATTGTGAGACTGTAGTTAAACTTATTAGAGAATAA
- a CDS encoding YHYH domain-containing protein — protein sequence MFKKKLIAVAMSITMISVGSFSYAHSGRTDSSGGHRDNKNKSGLGSYHYHCGGYPAHLHNNGGCPYTGGGSSSGTTTSVNNEEKQKRSVGEKGYNQGYEDGYKGNYSSSNYSGDYSDTYESKYSEGYEKGKAKLEEEEKVAKETGYNLGLTGAKSNNTYEKEVLKNAYDTGYSTGYNEYKTKKIEEYKAKGIEDSNKDKEKMTFEENIDSEFIDAYNNAYDEIQEQLKNDYTTQGFESAIKGERFDTSTIGNVKYANWFKEGYDNGKVKLPKAKESVYNQGYNEEDFSIPDEMKSIETKLKGVYDEGLEKREEEKSRNATYGVGAGIAAVVAGVVYKKKKRKKI from the coding sequence ATGTTTAAGAAAAAGTTAATAGCTGTTGCAATGAGTATAACTATGATTAGTGTAGGGAGCTTTTCGTATGCTCATTCAGGAAGAACTGATTCATCAGGAGGTCATCGTGATAATAAAAATAAATCTGGATTAGGAAGTTATCACTATCATTGTGGTGGTTATCCAGCTCATTTACATAATAATGGTGGTTGTCCTTATACTGGAGGAGGAAGCAGTTCTGGAACAACAACTTCGGTTAATAATGAAGAAAAGCAAAAGAGGTCTGTTGGAGAAAAAGGATATAATCAAGGGTATGAAGATGGATATAAAGGAAATTATAGTTCATCAAATTATAGTGGAGATTATAGTGATACATATGAATCAAAGTACTCAGAAGGATATGAAAAAGGTAAGGCTAAATTAGAAGAGGAAGAAAAGGTGGCTAAAGAGACTGGATATAATTTAGGGCTTACAGGTGCTAAATCTAATAATACATATGAAAAAGAAGTTTTAAAAAATGCTTATGATACCGGATATTCAACCGGATACAATGAATATAAGACTAAAAAGATAGAAGAATATAAAGCTAAAGGGATAGAGGATAGCAATAAAGATAAAGAAAAAATGACATTTGAAGAAAACATAGATTCTGAATTTATAGATGCTTATAATAATGCTTATGACGAAATACAAGAACAATTAAAAAATGATTACACTACTCAAGGATTTGAGAGTGCTATCAAAGGAGAAAGATTTGACACATCAACTATAGGTAATGTTAAATATGCTAATTGGTTTAAAGAAGGATATGATAATGGTAAGGTTAAGTTACCTAAAGCAAAAGAAAGTGTATATAATCAAGGTTACAATGAAGAAGATTTTAGTATACCAGATGAAATGAAGTCTATTGAAACTAAGTTAAAAGGTGTATATGATGAAGGTTTAGAAAAAAGAGAGGAAGAGAAAAGTAGAAATGCTACTTATGGGGTTGGAGCTGGAATAGCAGCTGTAGTTGCTGGAGTAGTATATAAGAAGAAAAAACGTAAAAAGATATAG
- a CDS encoding DUF4236 domain-containing protein, translated as MGFNFRKSINLGGGLKLNLGKKSVGISAGVKGARVSVNSKGRKSATLSIPGTGISYTKTSTKKRKPK; from the coding sequence ATGGGATTTAACTTTAGGAAAAGCATAAATCTAGGAGGAGGACTCAAATTAAATTTAGGTAAGAAGAGTGTAGGTATAAGTGCTGGTGTTAAAGGTGCTAGAGTGTCAGTTAATTCAAAAGGAAGAAAATCAGCTACATTGAGTATACCTGGAACTGGAATATCATATACAAAAACTAGTACAAAGAAACGTAAACCTAAATAA
- the rhaM gene encoding L-rhamnose mutarotase, producing MNTIRKCFKMKLFKGFENEYKKRHDELWSEMIDMIHEYGGSNYSIFLDEETNYLYGYIELKDAKLWDKSSETAICKKWWNYMSDIMETNEDNSPVSIELKSMFYLK from the coding sequence ATGAATACAATACGCAAATGTTTCAAGATGAAGCTTTTTAAAGGATTTGAAAATGAATACAAGAAACGTCATGATGAATTATGGTCTGAGATGATAGATATGATTCATGAATATGGTGGTAGTAACTATTCTATTTTTCTAGATGAAGAAACTAATTATTTATATGGATATATAGAACTTAAAGATGCCAAACTATGGGATAAAAGTTCAGAGACAGCAATCTGCAAAAAATGGTGGAATTATATGTCTGATATAATGGAAACTAATGAGGATAATAGCCCTGTATCTATAGAACTTAAATCTATGTTTTATTTAAAATAA
- a CDS encoding AraC family transcriptional regulator yields the protein MRQYIHDKLREITEEEKNILEGNYIIDKSIYTDNSQFIIDSNKLLNIDELIHIRKHTRFAQFPKHKHNYIEFNYVYRGKLVQTIDEYKINLKQGELIFLNQHVIHEIEASDEEDIIINFIIKPEFFDYIISLLENDNKIMNFLMTTLYTNYNLGEYIYFKVSEKEEIQDIIEKIIIELYEPSVVNKVKIKLLVGLLLVELVKNSEDVENHAVDNYEKMMIIEILKYIDKDYKKGSLSEIASNLNQGDYKISKLVKKHLGYTFKDLVQEKRLSKACELLVSTNLSIAEIIENVGYENLTYFYKIFKNKYGITPKEYKKNIKNSQ from the coding sequence ATGAGACAATATATTCATGATAAGTTGAGGGAAATAACAGAAGAAGAAAAAAATATATTAGAAGGAAATTATATAATAGATAAAAGTATTTATACTGATAATTCTCAATTTATAATAGATAGCAACAAATTATTGAATATAGATGAGTTGATACATATAAGAAAACATACAAGATTTGCACAATTTCCAAAACATAAGCATAATTATATAGAATTTAATTATGTTTATAGAGGAAAGTTAGTACAAACTATAGATGAATATAAAATTAATTTAAAACAAGGAGAATTAATATTTTTAAATCAGCATGTTATTCATGAAATAGAAGCTAGTGACGAAGAAGATATAATAATTAATTTTATAATAAAACCAGAGTTTTTTGATTATATTATATCTTTGTTGGAAAATGATAATAAAATAATGAACTTTTTAATGACTACATTATATACTAATTATAATCTTGGAGAATATATATATTTTAAAGTATCTGAGAAAGAAGAGATTCAAGATATAATAGAAAAAATTATAATAGAATTGTATGAACCAAGTGTGGTTAATAAGGTAAAGATTAAATTATTAGTAGGATTATTATTAGTAGAATTAGTTAAAAATTCTGAAGATGTAGAAAATCATGCAGTAGATAATTATGAAAAGATGATGATTATAGAAATACTAAAATATATTGATAAGGACTACAAGAAAGGTAGTTTATCTGAAATTGCAAGTAATTTGAATCAAGGTGATTATAAAATAAGTAAACTAGTAAAAAAACATCTTGGATATACTTTTAAAGATTTAGTGCAAGAAAAAAGGTTAAGTAAAGCATGTGAATTATTAGTATCTACTAATTTATCAATAGCTGAAATTATAGAAAATGTAGGTTATGAAAATTTAACTTATTTTTATAAAATATTTAAAAATAAGTATGGTATTACACCAAAAGAATACAAAAAAAATATAAAAAATAGTCAATAG
- the rhaB gene encoding rhamnulokinase — MRYYLAIDIGASSGRHIISYINNGKLEIEEVYRFKNNLIKKDGHFCWDISKLFSEIKNGIKKCIKINKIPVSVAIDTWAVDFVLLDEKDNILGNCVSYRDNRTDGIMEEAFKIIDKKELYLKTGIQFQKFNTIYQLLAIKNQQPDLLEKAKSFLMIPDYFNFLLTGKKVTEYTNATTTQLVNTTTNNWDEEIINKLGFDKMLFAKIKTPKTILGSLKKELVEELGCDLEVILPVTHDTGSAFMSTPVKNRSILLSSGTWSLLGVELERPKCKLEALDYNFTNEGGYEYRYRFLKNIMGLWMIQEARKCYDSKHSFTELVEHARLSEGFKSIVDVNDDRFLNPENMVQEIIKYCIETNQTEPQTVGEVAYCIFNSLAKSYSKSINEIEKIIEEKLETISVFGGGCQNELLNELIAKESGKKVLAGPVEATALGNIVCQLIAKNELNDLEQARDIIRNSFDIIQYN; from the coding sequence TTGAGATACTATTTAGCAATTGATATAGGGGCATCTAGTGGAAGACATATTATCTCTTATATAAATAATGGAAAGTTGGAAATAGAAGAAGTATATAGATTTAAGAATAATTTGATTAAAAAAGATGGTCATTTTTGTTGGGATATATCAAAGCTATTTTCTGAAATAAAAAATGGGATAAAAAAATGTATAAAAATAAATAAAATTCCAGTAAGTGTGGCTATAGACACATGGGCTGTAGATTTTGTGTTACTTGATGAAAAAGACAATATATTAGGTAACTGTGTATCATACAGAGATAATAGAACTGATGGAATTATGGAAGAAGCCTTTAAAATAATTGATAAAAAGGAACTATATTTAAAAACGGGAATACAATTTCAAAAGTTTAATACTATATATCAATTATTAGCAATAAAAAATCAACAGCCAGATTTATTAGAAAAGGCAAAAAGCTTTCTAATGATTCCTGATTATTTTAACTTTTTATTAACTGGGAAAAAAGTTACAGAATATACAAATGCAACAACTACACAATTAGTAAATACAACAACAAATAATTGGGATGAAGAAATAATAAATAAACTTGGATTTGACAAGATGTTATTTGCTAAAATAAAAACTCCCAAAACAATACTAGGTAGTTTAAAGAAAGAATTAGTAGAAGAGTTAGGATGTGATTTAGAAGTCATTTTACCAGTTACTCATGATACAGGTTCAGCTTTCATGTCTACTCCTGTAAAAAATAGAAGCATTTTATTGAGTTCAGGAACATGGTCTTTATTAGGAGTAGAGTTAGAAAGACCAAAGTGCAAATTAGAGGCTTTAGATTATAATTTTACTAATGAAGGTGGATATGAATATAGATATAGATTTTTAAAAAATATAATGGGTTTATGGATGATACAAGAAGCTAGAAAGTGTTATGACAGTAAGCACTCTTTTACAGAACTAGTAGAGCATGCAAGACTATCAGAAGGATTTAAATCAATAGTAGATGTAAATGATGATAGATTTTTAAATCCTGAAAATATGGTACAAGAAATAATAAAATACTGTATAGAAACTAATCAAACAGAACCACAAACAGTTGGAGAAGTAGCATATTGTATTTTTAACAGTTTAGCAAAAAGTTATAGTAAATCTATAAATGAAATAGAAAAAATCATAGAAGAAAAATTAGAAACTATAAGTGTATTTGGTGGAGGATGTCAAAATGAACTGTTAAATGAGCTTATAGCAAAAGAAAGTGGTAAAAAGGTATTAGCAGGACCTGTTGAAGCTACAGCATTAGGTAATATAGTATGTCAATTAATTGCTAAGAATGAGCTAAATGATTTAGAACAGGCGAGAGATATAATAAGAAATTCATTTGATATAATTCAATATAATTAA
- the rhaA gene encoding L-rhamnose isomerase, with the protein MELKQRYEVAKKEYEKWGINVEEVLRVLSKVKISIHCWQGDDVTGFEGNQQRLSGGIASTGNYPGKARNPQELRRDLDKALSLIPGKHKVNLHAIYAETGGSFVDRDELKPEYFENWVKWAKERGLGLDFNPTIFSHPKSSDGLTLSHPDKKIRDFWIKHCIASRKIGEYFGKELGQTCLTNIWIPDGYKDIPSDRLGPRRRLKESLEEILKVEINREYNLDCVESKVFGLGVESYTVGSNEFYLNFASKNNIISLLDTGHYHPTELVSDKLSSMLLFSDKVALHVSRPVRWDSDHVVILDDELKEIAKEIVRNDALDKVIIGLDFFDASINRIAAWVIGTRNMIKALLSAMLMPHEELRKLQDEGDFTKRLAIMEEFKTYPMGDIWNYYCKINNVAVKEDWIEVVKEYELTELLNRK; encoded by the coding sequence ATGGAATTAAAGCAAAGGTATGAAGTAGCTAAAAAAGAATATGAAAAATGGGGAATAAATGTAGAGGAAGTATTAAGAGTTTTATCTAAAGTTAAAATATCTATTCATTGTTGGCAAGGTGATGATGTAACAGGGTTTGAAGGAAATCAACAAAGACTATCAGGAGGAATTGCATCTACAGGAAATTATCCTGGAAAGGCTAGAAATCCTCAGGAGTTAAGACGAGATTTGGATAAGGCTTTAAGTTTAATACCAGGGAAACATAAAGTTAACTTACATGCTATATATGCAGAAACTGGTGGAAGCTTTGTGGATAGAGATGAGCTAAAACCAGAGTATTTTGAAAATTGGGTAAAATGGGCTAAAGAAAGAGGATTGGGATTAGATTTTAACCCAACAATATTCTCTCATCCAAAATCAAGTGATGGGTTAACATTGTCACACCCAGATAAAAAAATACGTGATTTTTGGATAAAGCATTGCATAGCTTCTAGAAAAATAGGCGAATACTTTGGAAAGGAGCTTGGTCAGACTTGTTTAACAAACATATGGATACCAGATGGATACAAAGATATACCAAGTGATAGATTAGGTCCTAGAAGACGCTTAAAGGAATCACTAGAAGAAATATTAAAGGTAGAGATAAACAGAGAATATAATTTAGATTGTGTCGAATCAAAAGTTTTTGGATTAGGTGTAGAATCTTATACAGTTGGGTCAAATGAGTTTTACTTAAATTTTGCTAGTAAAAACAACATAATTTCATTATTAGATACAGGGCACTATCATCCTACAGAACTTGTTTCAGATAAATTATCATCAATGCTATTATTTTCAGATAAAGTTGCACTTCATGTAAGTCGTCCAGTGCGTTGGGATAGTGACCATGTAGTTATATTAGATGATGAACTAAAAGAAATAGCCAAGGAAATAGTAAGAAATGATGCTTTGGATAAAGTAATAATAGGACTAGACTTCTTTGATGCAAGTATAAATCGTATAGCAGCATGGGTAATTGGAACTAGAAATATGATAAAAGCATTGTTATCAGCTATGTTAATGCCTCATGAAGAATTAAGAAAATTACAAGACGAAGGCGATTTTACAAAAAGATTGGCTATAATGGAAGAGTTCAAAACATATCCAATGGGAGACATATGGAACTATTATTGTAAAATTAATAATGTTGCTGTTAAAGAAGATTGGATAGAAGTAGTAAAAGAGTACGAATTAACAGAATTATTAAATAGAAAGTAG
- the rhaD gene encoding rhamnulose-1-phosphate aldolase, translated as MSIMEMNFIKDFMKITYDAWLKGWHERNGGNITYRLTPEEISGIKEFITEEIEYIPIGVTVENLANEYFLVTGSGKFMRNISINTVQNVGIVKIDEKGENYAIVWGLDKAKPTSEFPSHLMSHSIKKDKTNGLHRVIMHSHTTNLIALTFILPLEGKVFTRELWEMATECPAVFPEGIGIVPWMVPGGIEIAKATQNLMEKHNIVIWAHHGTFCSGETLDLTFGLMDTVEKSAEILVKVISMGGKKQTITGDNFRDLSKNFKVSISEDYLY; from the coding sequence ATGTCTATAATGGAAATGAACTTTATCAAAGATTTTATGAAAATAACTTATGATGCTTGGTTAAAGGGATGGCATGAGCGTAATGGGGGGAATATAACGTATAGATTAACACCTGAAGAAATATCTGGAATAAAAGAATTTATAACAGAAGAAATAGAATATATTCCAATTGGTGTAACAGTCGAAAATTTAGCTAATGAATATTTCTTAGTTACAGGAAGTGGCAAATTCATGAGAAATATTTCTATAAATACTGTTCAAAATGTAGGAATTGTTAAAATAGATGAAAAAGGTGAAAATTATGCAATAGTTTGGGGATTAGATAAGGCTAAACCAACAAGTGAATTTCCATCTCACTTAATGAGTCATTCTATAAAAAAAGACAAAACAAATGGATTACATAGAGTAATAATGCATTCACATACAACTAATCTCATAGCATTAACTTTTATACTGCCTCTTGAGGGTAAAGTATTTACAAGAGAATTATGGGAGATGGCTACAGAATGTCCAGCTGTATTTCCAGAAGGAATTGGAATCGTACCTTGGATGGTGCCAGGTGGGATAGAGATAGCAAAAGCTACACAAAATCTAATGGAAAAACATAACATAGTAATCTGGGCTCATCATGGAACGTTCTGCTCAGGAGAAACTTTGGACTTAACATTTGGTCTTATGGATACAGTAGAAAAATCGGCTGAGATATTAGTAAAAGTAATATCTATGGGAGGGAAAAAACAAACAATAACAGGAGATAACTTTAGAGACTTATCAAAAAATTTTAAGGTTTCAATATCAGAGGATTATTTGTACTAG
- a CDS encoding Na+/H+ antiporter NhaC family protein, translating into MKRKVTIQKQAISIVLFMAVLFCGLLLPMINNKPEYSLPIESIMFISASIISLFIVVTTNKTWEEVFESGLDGVKGALPGLIILLVIGPLIAGFIMSGLMPMLVYYGVKLINPRFVYATALILSALFSSFTGTSWGSAATIGVVMMGVGNAIGANNAIIAGAIVGGAYFGDKMSPLSDTTNIAAIASKVNLYDHVASMLWTTGPATIIALVIYIACGFIFPATNTNLNSPEITRLLADLSGMFNFNIILFIPLLIVLVGSAMKKPAIPVMTIAAFLSLAFAVIFQGFSLADVLIGLNSGFSLDMVTWHEYAKPIEGQAYILGFFQKGGFWELGKLLPISTSILFVVGVLGSIDAMPATVNVIFGWVKSRTAIICSSLLTGIAMIAMTANGIACSFVTAGIFGDKYDENNIDRRVLSRTTEDTGTLLEVLFPWTPAAIFFTQTLGVNVGEYALWSIVNWGTPIIAVILAVTGIGTYKNSKDKKQSNKVS; encoded by the coding sequence ATGAAGAGAAAAGTTACAATTCAAAAGCAGGCTATATCTATAGTTTTGTTTATGGCAGTTTTATTTTGTGGGCTATTACTTCCAATGATTAACAATAAGCCGGAATATAGTTTGCCAATAGAGTCAATAATGTTTATTTCAGCATCAATAATATCGCTATTTATAGTGGTTACAACAAATAAAACGTGGGAAGAAGTATTTGAAAGTGGATTAGATGGTGTAAAAGGAGCTTTACCAGGATTAATAATATTATTAGTAATAGGTCCACTTATTGCAGGATTTATTATGAGTGGATTAATGCCTATGTTAGTATATTATGGAGTTAAATTGATAAATCCAAGATTTGTATATGCTACAGCATTAATATTGTCAGCATTGTTTTCTTCATTTACAGGAACTTCCTGGGGATCAGCAGCAACTATAGGAGTTGTAATGATGGGGGTAGGTAATGCAATAGGAGCAAACAATGCTATTATAGCAGGTGCTATAGTAGGTGGAGCTTACTTTGGTGATAAAATGTCACCCCTATCAGATACAACAAATATAGCTGCAATAGCGTCAAAAGTTAATTTATATGACCATGTTGCATCTATGTTATGGACAACAGGTCCAGCAACTATAATAGCTTTAGTTATATATATTGCTTGTGGGTTTATATTCCCAGCAACAAATACAAATTTAAATAGTCCAGAAATAACTAGATTATTGGCAGATTTATCAGGAATGTTCAATTTCAATATAATTTTATTTATACCTCTTTTAATAGTATTAGTAGGTTCAGCAATGAAAAAACCTGCAATACCAGTAATGACAATAGCAGCATTTTTATCACTTGCATTTGCAGTAATCTTTCAAGGTTTTTCTTTGGCAGATGTTCTTATAGGACTTAACAGTGGATTCTCACTAGATATGGTAACTTGGCATGAATATGCAAAACCTATAGAAGGACAAGCTTATATATTAGGTTTTTTCCAAAAAGGTGGCTTCTGGGAATTAGGTAAATTATTGCCAATATCAACATCTATATTATTTGTTGTTGGAGTACTTGGAAGTATTGATGCTATGCCAGCAACAGTAAATGTGATATTTGGGTGGGTTAAGTCTAGAACGGCTATAATATGTTCTTCATTATTAACAGGAATAGCAATGATAGCAATGACTGCAAATGGTATAGCATGTAGTTTTGTAACAGCAGGTATATTTGGAGATAAATACGATGAGAATAATATAGATCGTAGGGTACTATCAAGAACTACAGAAGATACAGGTACATTGTTAGAAGTTTTATTTCCTTGGACACCAGCAGCAATATTTTTCACTCAGACACTAGGAGTTAATGTTGGAGAATACGCACTTTGGTCTATAGTGAACTGGGGAACTCCAATTATAGCAGTAATCTTAGCAGTTACAGGGATAGGTACATATAAAAATTCAAAGGATAAAAAACAATCTAATAAAGTATCATAA